A genome region from Crossiella equi includes the following:
- the aroA gene encoding 3-phosphoshikimate 1-carboxyvinyltransferase — MRLLVKQAVDELRGELVVPPSKYHAHRALILASLAPGSSRIVGLSDAGHVRHTIAALRALGTGIEVDGEDYVVHGGQYRPRRAEVSVGSSGTTLYFLTGLAALASEPVTVIGQKYFQRRPIGPLLGALSEMGLDLSSPTGCPPISVRPGRPTGGHVRIQGTLSQWISGLLLIAPFGTGPTVITVEGEYNERSYVELTIRMMRQFGLRVEETGRDGQYYVEGNQQPVPTTFVTPPDIGSAAFGLAATALHPSDVLFRGLPASTLTDVDHPEGDLLKIIGDMGLPMAADPKTGFIRVRHNGIRLKPTRVDCRSVPDMLPILSVLGSVADGETTFDNVAHVRLKESDRVSAMMQLNQMGANLSQGRDTLVCRGVTELRGADLSSFNDHRVLMSLAVAGTLAEGETRLTYPSAYRISYPRFLEEMNGIGTSMSVATGRETRAHRSEAAAPNPARAARTTAGQYLRRWAAKRPEQLAVVDPGQPGTTERTWTWRQLDEQADRLATALLDLGVAPGEAVAYQLPNQGEFVALAMAIARIGAVSCPLMPMLREREITFMLSRARARVLLVPREFKGRPHQDEVTGLLARGELPGLAHVVVLDGEGGLPTGTPVSWHHFADLAATPADAARLAGRVPAPDATAQLLFTSGTSGEPKGVLHSMDTLTKAVAMEVRHLGLSTQDKIFIPSPLAHQTGFLYGMWLALVLGVPMVLQPVWQGRRALELVRRHGATFVQAATPFLSDLVDAVEETGEGTPSLRVFVATGATVPRGLAERATRVLDAAVCGAWGTTETCLGSLSAPGDQPAKTWGTDGRALAGIRLRITDDEGNVLPRGAEGNFEVLSPCRFLGYLDRPEWTAEAVTADGWYRSGDLAVLDETGYVRISGRAKDIINRGGEKVPVGEIEQLLHTHPSVRDVAIVAMPDPRLGERACAFVVAQGDLDFAGMRHFLDEHRVAKPYWPERLELVDALPRNPTGKVQKFLLRERINDIINSEDGA; from the coding sequence ATGCGTCTGCTGGTCAAACAGGCAGTCGACGAGCTGCGCGGCGAGCTCGTCGTACCGCCGTCGAAGTACCACGCCCACCGGGCCCTGATCCTGGCCTCGCTGGCCCCGGGCAGCAGCCGGATCGTCGGGCTGTCCGATGCCGGTCACGTGCGGCACACCATCGCCGCGCTGCGCGCGCTGGGCACCGGTATCGAGGTCGACGGCGAGGACTACGTGGTGCACGGTGGCCAGTACCGGCCACGCCGCGCCGAGGTCTCGGTCGGCAGCTCCGGCACCACCCTCTACTTCCTCACCGGCCTGGCCGCGCTGGCCTCCGAGCCGGTGACCGTCATCGGCCAGAAGTACTTCCAGCGCAGGCCGATCGGCCCGCTGCTGGGCGCCCTGTCCGAGATGGGCCTGGACCTGTCCTCACCGACCGGCTGCCCGCCGATCTCGGTGCGCCCCGGCCGTCCCACCGGCGGGCACGTACGCATCCAGGGCACCCTGTCGCAGTGGATCTCCGGGCTGCTGCTCATCGCGCCGTTCGGCACCGGTCCCACCGTGATCACGGTCGAGGGCGAGTACAACGAGCGCTCCTACGTCGAGCTGACCATCCGCATGATGCGCCAGTTCGGGCTGCGCGTGGAGGAGACCGGGCGCGACGGCCAGTACTACGTCGAGGGCAACCAGCAGCCGGTGCCCACCACCTTCGTGACCCCGCCGGACATCGGCTCGGCCGCGTTCGGTCTGGCGGCCACCGCGCTGCACCCCAGCGACGTGCTCTTCCGCGGCCTGCCCGCCAGCACGCTCACCGACGTGGACCACCCCGAGGGCGACCTGCTCAAGATCATCGGAGACATGGGCCTGCCGATGGCCGCCGACCCGAAGACCGGGTTCATCCGCGTGCGGCACAACGGCATCCGGCTCAAGCCCACGCGGGTGGACTGCCGCTCGGTACCGGACATGCTGCCCATCCTGTCCGTGCTCGGCTCGGTCGCCGACGGCGAGACCACCTTCGACAACGTGGCCCACGTGCGGCTCAAGGAGTCCGACCGGGTCTCGGCCATGATGCAGCTCAACCAGATGGGCGCGAACCTCTCGCAGGGCCGCGACACCCTGGTGTGCCGGGGCGTGACCGAGCTGCGCGGCGCGGACCTGTCCTCCTTCAACGACCACCGCGTGCTGATGTCGCTGGCCGTGGCGGGCACCCTGGCCGAGGGCGAGACCCGGCTGACCTATCCCAGCGCCTACCGCATCTCCTACCCGCGCTTCCTGGAGGAGATGAACGGCATCGGCACGTCCATGTCGGTGGCCACCGGCCGGGAGACGCGCGCCCACCGGAGCGAGGCCGCCGCGCCGAACCCCGCCCGGGCCGCGCGCACCACCGCCGGGCAGTACCTGCGCCGCTGGGCCGCCAAGCGCCCGGAACAGCTCGCCGTCGTGGACCCGGGCCAGCCCGGTACGACCGAGCGCACCTGGACCTGGCGCCAGCTGGACGAGCAGGCCGACCGGCTGGCCACCGCGCTGCTGGACCTCGGTGTCGCCCCCGGTGAGGCGGTGGCCTACCAGCTGCCCAACCAGGGCGAGTTCGTCGCACTGGCCATGGCGATCGCCCGGATCGGCGCGGTCAGCTGCCCGCTGATGCCGATGCTGCGCGAGCGCGAGATCACCTTCATGCTCAGCCGGGCCCGCGCCCGGGTGCTGCTGGTGCCGCGCGAGTTCAAGGGCCGCCCGCACCAGGACGAGGTGACCGGGCTGCTGGCCCGGGGCGAGCTGCCCGGCCTGGCGCACGTGGTGGTGCTCGACGGCGAGGGCGGGCTGCCCACCGGCACCCCGGTGTCCTGGCACCACTTCGCCGACCTGGCGGCCACCCCGGCCGACGCCGCCCGGCTCGCCGGGCGCGTGCCCGCGCCGGACGCGACCGCGCAGCTGCTGTTCACCTCCGGCACCTCCGGCGAGCCCAAGGGTGTGCTGCACAGCATGGACACCCTGACCAAGGCGGTGGCCATGGAGGTCCGCCACCTCGGTCTGTCCACACAGGACAAGATCTTCATCCCCTCCCCGCTGGCCCACCAGACCGGCTTCCTCTACGGCATGTGGCTCGCGCTCGTGCTCGGCGTGCCGATGGTGCTCCAGCCGGTGTGGCAGGGCCGCCGCGCGCTGGAGCTGGTGCGCCGCCACGGCGCCACGTTCGTCCAGGCCGCCACGCCGTTCCTGAGCGACCTGGTGGACGCGGTGGAGGAGACCGGCGAGGGCACCCCGTCGCTGCGGGTGTTCGTGGCCACCGGCGCCACCGTGCCGCGCGGCCTGGCCGAGCGCGCCACCCGGGTGCTGGACGCCGCGGTGTGCGGGGCCTGGGGCACCACCGAGACCTGCCTGGGCTCGCTGTCCGCGCCGGGTGACCAGCCCGCCAAGACCTGGGGCACCGACGGCCGCGCGCTGGCCGGGATCCGGCTGCGCATCACCGACGACGAGGGCAACGTGTTACCGCGCGGCGCCGAGGGCAACTTCGAGGTGCTCTCCCCGTGCCGCTTCCTCGGCTACCTGGACCGTCCGGAGTGGACGGCCGAGGCGGTCACCGCCGACGGCTGGTACCGCAGCGGCGACCTCGCGGTGCTCGACGAGACCGGCTACGTGCGCATCAGCGGCCGGGCCAAGGACATCATCAACCGCGGCGGGGAGAAGGTGCCCGTCGGCGAGATCGAACAGCTGCTGCACACCCACCCCAGCGTGCGGGACGTGGCCATCGTGGCCATGCCCGACCCCCGCCTCGGCGAACGCGCCTGCGCCTTCGTGGTAGCGCAGGGGGACCTGGACTTCGCGGGCATGCGGCACTTCCTGGACGAGCACCGGGTGGCCAAACCGTACTGGCCGGAACGGCTGGAGCTGGTCGACGCCCTGCCCCGCAACCCCACCGGCAAGGTGCAGAAGTTCCTTCTGCGCGAACGCATCAACGACATCATCAACAGCGAGGACGGCGCGTGA
- a CDS encoding SDR family oxidoreductase, translated as MTDAPITLITGASRGIGRTLAVTLGALGGTVVVNYKKNTELAEETAKLVEQAGGQAITVAADVEQPEELEKLFGAVESEFGRLDHFVCNAAAAAFKQVMDLKAHHLDRTHAMNVRPFVLGAQHAVRLMDNGGRIVALSSYGSIRAYATYAALGSAKAAIESYIRYMAVEFADRGINVNGVNGGLIQSDSLEYFYGVPGMAPIDTVLRKIPKRRPGTVQEVADTVAFLLSPASEYITGQTLVVDGGLSVVAPPFGEDLTPPLAP; from the coding sequence ATGACCGACGCACCGATCACCCTGATCACCGGCGCCTCCCGGGGCATCGGCCGCACCCTCGCGGTCACCCTGGGCGCGCTCGGCGGCACGGTCGTGGTGAACTACAAGAAGAACACCGAGCTCGCCGAGGAGACCGCCAAGCTGGTCGAGCAGGCGGGCGGCCAGGCCATCACGGTGGCCGCCGACGTCGAGCAGCCCGAGGAGCTGGAGAAGCTCTTCGGCGCGGTGGAGTCGGAGTTCGGGCGCCTGGACCACTTCGTGTGCAACGCGGCCGCGGCGGCGTTCAAGCAGGTCATGGACCTCAAGGCGCACCACCTGGACCGCACGCACGCGATGAACGTGCGCCCGTTCGTGCTCGGCGCCCAGCACGCGGTGCGCCTGATGGACAACGGCGGCCGCATCGTCGCGCTGTCCAGCTACGGCAGCATCCGCGCCTACGCGACCTACGCCGCGCTCGGCTCGGCCAAAGCCGCCATCGAGTCCTACATCCGCTACATGGCGGTGGAGTTCGCCGACCGGGGCATCAACGTCAACGGCGTCAACGGCGGCCTCATCCAGTCCGACTCGCTGGAGTACTTCTACGGCGTGCCGGGCATGGCGCCCATCGACACCGTGCTGCGCAAGATCCCCAAGCGGCGGCCGGGCACCGTGCAGGAGGTCGCGGACACCGTGGCGTTCCTGCTCTCGCCCGCCTCGGAGTACATCACCGGCCAAACCCTCGTCGTGGACGGCGGTCTGTCCGTCGTGGCACCGCCGTTCGGCGAGGACCTGACGCCACCGCTGGCGCCATGA
- a CDS encoding acyl-CoA dehydrogenase family protein, translating to MDETAFGQLAAEIEEWVRGTGERYAEEIERTGEVPASLKAELRDRGYLRLAAPEEYGGLGLDFARYLELIELFSMSHASLRMLVHVHNGVWRSIDALATDEQRKEFVLPQVATDISVAFTLTEPTAGTGADLRCSVTQEGGTYYLSGEKHLITFGVQCDYWLLFARLAGTTGKDGTVALMVPRDTPGVVVTPMSETMGVRGTDHAHLLFNSAPVPVANRLGEVGQGLDVALGGFLTPSRISVAMTCVGLARRAQELAVAHAKERQTFGKPLAARQAISFALAENATDIEAARQLTLHAARQWESGDPAAGALSSMAKLNAVDMLTRVTDKALQVHGGIGYWSSSPIERVYRDARAQRFEEGTNEIQKTVIARHVLGAQ from the coding sequence ATGGACGAGACGGCCTTCGGGCAGCTGGCTGCCGAGATCGAGGAGTGGGTCCGGGGCACCGGCGAGCGCTACGCCGAGGAGATCGAGCGCACCGGCGAGGTGCCCGCCTCGCTCAAGGCGGAGCTGCGCGACCGGGGCTACCTGCGCCTGGCCGCACCGGAGGAGTACGGCGGCCTCGGTCTGGACTTCGCCCGCTACCTGGAGCTCATCGAGCTGTTCTCCATGTCGCACGCCTCGCTGCGCATGCTGGTGCACGTGCACAACGGGGTCTGGCGCTCCATCGACGCGCTGGCCACCGACGAGCAGCGCAAGGAGTTCGTGCTCCCGCAGGTGGCCACGGACATCTCGGTGGCCTTCACCCTCACCGAGCCCACCGCGGGCACCGGCGCCGACCTCCGGTGCAGCGTCACCCAGGAGGGCGGCACCTACTACCTCTCCGGGGAGAAGCACCTCATCACCTTCGGCGTCCAGTGCGACTACTGGCTGCTCTTCGCCCGCCTGGCCGGTACCACCGGCAAGGACGGCACGGTCGCCCTGATGGTGCCCCGCGACACCCCCGGGGTCGTGGTCACACCGATGTCGGAGACCATGGGCGTGCGCGGCACCGACCACGCGCACCTGCTGTTCAACAGCGCGCCGGTCCCGGTGGCCAACCGCCTCGGCGAGGTCGGCCAGGGCCTGGACGTCGCGCTCGGCGGCTTCCTCACCCCCAGCCGCATCTCGGTCGCCATGACCTGCGTGGGCCTGGCCCGCCGCGCCCAGGAGCTGGCCGTGGCGCACGCCAAGGAGCGGCAGACCTTCGGCAAGCCCCTCGCCGCCCGGCAGGCGATCTCCTTCGCGCTGGCCGAGAACGCCACCGACATCGAGGCCGCCCGCCAGCTCACCCTGCACGCCGCCCGTCAGTGGGAGAGCGGCGACCCCGCCGCCGGGGCGCTGTCCTCGATGGCCAAGCTCAACGCCGTCGACATGCTCACCCGCGTCACCGACAAGGCGCTCCAGGTGCACGGCGGCATCGGCTACTGGTCTTCCTCCCCGATCGAACGCGTCTACCGCGACGCCCGCGCGCAGCGGTTCGAGGAGGGCACCAACGAGATCCAGAAGACCGTGATCGCCCGCCACGTCCTGGGAGCGCAGTGA
- a CDS encoding oxidoreductase has protein sequence MSAELEYVFRPGRIGSLVLPHRIVMGPMHLGLEARDDGGAALAAFYTERVRGGAGLIITGGAAINPAGAGGAGYGVLTDPGFTTRLGRVTDAVHRAGGLIALQLFHAGRYAPPGPGGQPPLAPSAVYSKISRCEPSAMTAGQVEETLADFARGAVLARELGFDAVEVMGSEGYLVDQFLSPLTNLREDEWGGDQVRRNRFGTELVARLRAAVGPDFPVLFRLTGADLLDGGNTPEQVLDFAAGLVAAGADALNVGIGWHESPVPTVQGVVPHAVWAPVAERLAHAVHPVPVIAGNRVNRLAQAEELLAGGPVHLVSMSRPFLADPELVARARDGRSAAVCIACNQACIDRSMADGDVSCLVNPRAGRELEFPRIRLPRRRRVAVIGGGPAGLQAARTLAESGCAVELFEAGTELGGQFRYARQVPGKADYGDAVEHLRRELLDHGVVVHLERPVTTADTNLLRGFDGVVVATGVRPRPLDLPGADLPHVLGYPEAFAPGALGERVVVLGGGGVAVDLAHLAAHTDEDDPAGAFRREYGLEPGHAPSAGRSVTVLHRGHRLGAALGRTTRWVSLGALRKRGVRVELGVRCERITSEGVLVRHASGTRELVPADTVVAAVGSVSECALSLHLEHASVDHRVVGGARDAAGLDAVRAFAEGLSVTVQYAVELL, from the coding sequence ATGAGCGCAGAGCTGGAGTACGTCTTCCGGCCCGGGCGCATCGGCTCCCTGGTGCTGCCGCACCGGATCGTCATGGGGCCGATGCACCTTGGCCTGGAAGCCCGGGACGACGGAGGGGCGGCCCTGGCCGCCTTCTACACCGAGCGCGTGCGCGGCGGTGCCGGGTTGATCATCACGGGTGGGGCCGCGATCAACCCGGCTGGCGCGGGCGGCGCCGGCTACGGCGTGCTCACCGATCCCGGGTTCACCACCCGGTTGGGCCGCGTCACCGACGCGGTCCACCGGGCTGGTGGGCTGATCGCGCTCCAGCTCTTCCACGCGGGCCGCTACGCCCCGCCGGGACCCGGCGGGCAGCCCCCTCTGGCGCCCTCGGCGGTGTACAGCAAGATCTCCCGCTGCGAGCCCTCGGCGATGACCGCCGGCCAGGTCGAGGAGACCCTCGCGGACTTCGCGCGCGGCGCGGTGCTGGCCCGGGAGCTCGGCTTCGACGCCGTCGAGGTGATGGGCTCGGAGGGCTACCTCGTCGACCAGTTCCTGTCCCCGCTGACCAACCTCCGTGAGGACGAGTGGGGCGGGGACCAGGTGCGGCGCAACCGGTTCGGCACCGAGCTGGTGGCCCGCCTGCGCGCGGCCGTCGGCCCGGACTTCCCCGTGCTGTTCCGGCTCACCGGCGCCGACCTGCTCGACGGCGGCAACACCCCGGAGCAGGTCCTGGACTTCGCCGCCGGGCTGGTCGCCGCCGGTGCGGACGCGCTCAACGTCGGCATCGGCTGGCACGAGTCGCCGGTGCCCACCGTGCAGGGCGTGGTGCCGCACGCGGTCTGGGCACCGGTGGCCGAACGGCTGGCCCACGCCGTGCACCCCGTCCCGGTGATCGCCGGGAACCGGGTCAACCGCCTGGCCCAGGCCGAGGAACTGCTCGCGGGCGGTCCGGTGCACCTGGTGTCGATGTCCCGGCCCTTCCTGGCCGACCCGGAGCTGGTGGCCCGGGCGCGGGACGGGCGCTCCGCCGCGGTGTGCATCGCCTGCAACCAGGCCTGCATCGACCGCTCGATGGCCGACGGGGACGTCAGCTGCCTGGTGAACCCGCGTGCGGGCCGCGAGCTGGAGTTCCCCCGGATCCGGCTGCCCCGGCGCCGCCGCGTCGCGGTCATCGGCGGCGGCCCGGCCGGGTTGCAGGCCGCGCGCACGCTGGCCGAGTCCGGCTGCGCGGTGGAGCTGTTCGAGGCCGGGACCGAGCTCGGCGGGCAGTTCCGGTACGCCCGCCAGGTTCCCGGCAAGGCCGACTACGGCGACGCGGTCGAGCACCTGCGCCGGGAGCTGCTCGACCACGGCGTCGTGGTGCACCTGGAGCGGCCGGTCACCACCGCCGACACGAACCTGCTGCGCGGCTTCGACGGTGTGGTCGTGGCCACCGGCGTCCGGCCGCGTCCCCTGGACCTGCCCGGCGCCGACCTGCCGCACGTGCTCGGCTACCCGGAGGCCTTCGCCCCCGGCGCGCTGGGCGAGCGGGTGGTCGTGCTCGGCGGCGGCGGGGTCGCGGTCGACCTCGCCCACCTGGCCGCGCACACCGACGAGGACGACCCGGCCGGGGCGTTCCGGCGCGAGTACGGGCTGGAGCCCGGCCACGCCCCGTCGGCGGGCCGGTCGGTGACCGTGCTGCACCGGGGCCACAGGCTCGGCGCGGCCCTGGGCCGCACCACGCGCTGGGTCAGCCTCGGCGCGCTGCGCAAGCGCGGTGTGCGCGTGGAGCTGGGCGTGCGCTGCGAGCGGATCACCTCCGAAGGGGTGCTCGTGCGGCACGCCTCCGGAACCCGGGAGCTGGTGCCCGCGGACACCGTGGTGGCCGCGGTCGGCTCGGTGAGCGAGTGCGCGCTGAGCCTGCACCTGGAGCACGCCTCGGTCGACCACCGGGTGGTGGGCGGCGCGCGGGACGCGGCCGGGCTGGACGCGGTGCGGGCCTTCGCCGAAGGGCTGTCGGTGACCGTGCAGTACGCGGTGGAGCTGTTGTGA